A single window of Patescibacteria group bacterium DNA harbors:
- a CDS encoding UDP-N-acetylglucosamine 1-carboxyvinyltransferase — protein sequence MSTFIVHGGKPLYGTYPVSGAKNAAPKLLIASLLTRERCIFHNIPQFSDTHRSLEALTALGTDVKWIKKNTIEIHCKNIVYNEIPLEAMSARQAVLFIGATLAREGHVKIYPPKGDAIGRRPLNRHLDGIRKLGGKIKTKGSVTEITMPIRPASCHYRFAKNTHCGTENLVLASIFNRGRVILENAAQEPEVDNLIEMLNRMGARIKRITPRTIEITGVKPYLHGAEATSIPDRLEGVTAITASILTGGALHITHLPKILVVPFTDFCTRIGVRLQWKGSVLCVLPFHTPLKPTTITTDWEPGFMTDWQPLATLILAAKSRGRSMIHERIFETRWRYLEELKKMGVRYRKFQPAGFKPQDYNFNDEDYRDREPHAAYVWGPTALKAATLRSHDVRAGIDMLLAALAAKGTSVIHDPQNHIDRGYEDIVGKLTKLGADIRRI from the coding sequence GTGTCTACCTTCATCGTTCACGGTGGCAAGCCGCTCTATGGCACCTATCCGGTTTCCGGCGCAAAAAATGCCGCACCCAAACTTCTTATTGCATCGCTCCTTACCAGGGAGCGGTGCATATTCCATAATATCCCGCAATTTTCAGACACCCACCGCAGCCTTGAAGCGCTCACTGCGCTCGGCACGGACGTGAAGTGGATAAAAAAAAATACTATTGAGATTCACTGTAAAAATATTGTTTACAATGAAATTCCCTTGGAAGCGATGAGCGCGCGGCAGGCAGTACTCTTCATCGGCGCTACGCTCGCGCGCGAAGGCCATGTAAAAATTTATCCGCCAAAAGGTGACGCCATAGGCAGGCGGCCCCTGAACCGTCACCTTGACGGCATTCGGAAGCTGGGCGGAAAAATAAAAACAAAGGGCAGTGTGACGGAAATCACTATGCCGATCCGCCCCGCATCATGCCATTATCGTTTTGCGAAGAATACGCACTGCGGCACGGAAAACCTCGTCCTTGCCTCAATATTCAACCGCGGACGCGTCATCCTCGAGAATGCCGCGCAAGAGCCTGAAGTGGATAATCTCATTGAAATGCTGAATCGCATGGGTGCGCGCATAAAGCGCATCACCCCCCGGACTATAGAAATAACAGGGGTAAAGCCGTATTTGCACGGCGCAGAGGCCACCTCGATCCCCGACCGTCTGGAAGGAGTAACCGCCATTACCGCATCTATTCTCACCGGAGGCGCGCTGCATATCACGCATCTCCCCAAAATACTGGTGGTACCGTTTACTGATTTCTGCACGCGCATCGGCGTGCGGCTGCAATGGAAAGGAAGTGTACTGTGCGTACTCCCCTTTCATACGCCGCTGAAACCAACGACGATAACGACCGATTGGGAACCGGGATTCATGACTGACTGGCAGCCGCTTGCCACGCTTATCCTCGCCGCCAAATCACGAGGGCGCTCCATGATCCATGAACGGATCTTTGAAACGCGCTGGCGGTATCTGGAAGAATTAAAAAAAATGGGAGTCCGCTACCGGAAATTCCAACCCGCAGGATTCAAACCGCAGGATTATAACTTTAACGACGAGGATTACCGCGACCGGGAACCACATGCCGCCTATGTATGGGGACCTACCGCGCTGAAAGCTGCCACCCTGCGCTCCCATGACGTGCGCGCAGGCATTGATATGCTCCTTGCCGCGCTCGCGGCGAAGGGCACGAGCGTTATCCATGACCCCCAGAACCACATTGACCGGGGATATGAGGATATTGTGGGAAAGTTGACGAAATTAGGGGCAGATATTAGGAGAATATAG
- a CDS encoding CBS domain-containing protein, whose protein sequence is MRVAEIMTKEVITVQDDTPLMKVAELLFDRALNGVPVIDKKRHVIGIITEYDLLSREEHIHIPSYVKLLSEFKIVDRKNDVHRELDKVYHVHAKDLMTVPVVTIAPDTEVAEAARIFSEQRINPLPVVDGKKRLVGIVSRADIVKLFKKITL, encoded by the coding sequence ATGCGAGTTGCAGAGATCATGACAAAGGAGGTAATCACGGTACAAGATGATACGCCGCTTATGAAAGTGGCGGAGCTCCTCTTTGACCGAGCCCTCAACGGTGTGCCAGTCATTGATAAAAAGCGCCATGTGATCGGCATAATCACTGAATATGATTTGTTAAGCCGTGAAGAGCACATCCATATTCCCAGTTATGTAAAGCTTTTGTCAGAATTTAAAATCGTCGATCGCAAAAACGACGTGCACCGCGAGCTTGATAAAGTATATCATGTGCACGCGAAAGATCTCATGACCGTGCCCGTGGTTACTATAGCGCCGGACACGGAAGTTGCGGAAGCCGCGCGCATCTTTTCCGAGCAGCGGATCAATCCGCTCCCCGTCGTGGATGGCAAGAAGCGCCTCGTGGGCATCGTGTCGCGCGCTGACATAGTTAAACTATTTAAAAAAATTACATTGTGA